TACGAGCCAACGAAGCTTTCGAGAGCAAGCGGTCTGCTCCGGAAGTTCTCCAGAAGCTGTTGAAATTGAGGTGGTTGAGGTGGTCATAAAACAGGGATGGTTTCCGAAATTGCGCAGATCAGTTTCCGTTTTTCTTTGAGAGATAAAAAAGTAGAACACAGCGTATTCCTTTTTGCCTCAGTTTTCAGATTATAATAAGCTGCAAAAAAAACAAACGGGGAACTGGTGGCTTTACACCTTGTTTTTTGTTTTTTCGACAAAAAACGTGCCTTGATAGATAAGATAAATCAAACTTCAAGCAAAGAAGGGCGACGTTTGCAGTGGAAAGACTTAGAATAACTCGTGGATGGGGGCACCATTTTCAATGACGGGAATGGGGCGTCCTTTGTCATCGACGTAATGTGTATCCAGGGGGACTCCCATATATTTGTAGATTGTTGCAGCAAGATCTCCTGGACGAACAGGGCGATGTTTGATATTGGCACCGTCCTTTTCACTGGCACCAATTACCTGACCATGATTCAATCCACCACCCGCCATGCACATCGACATTACCACGGGCCAGTGATTGCGGCCATCAGTGCTTCCCTGCGTTCCAGAGACGGGAGTTCGACCAAATTCGCCCATTGCAATGACCAGGACTTCATCCAGTAATCCACGTTCTTCAAGGTCTTGAACTAATGTGGTCAGTAAATGATCAAATAAAGGTAATATCGGTCCCAGACCATTTTTAATCCCACCATAAGGGGGGACATTATCACCATGATTGTCCCATGTTCCGGAAGCGGTATGGTAACTCAGATCGAGCGTTACAAAAGCACTTCCGGCCTCCACCAGGCGCCGGGCGAGAAGCGCCTGTTGACACCAGAGATGTTTGCCATAGCGATCGCGCATGGTCGCTGATTCCTGGTTCAGATCGAATGCATGTTGTACTTTCTGACCGAGCACCATTTCATAAGCCTGTTGACTGTAACTGTCTAGCGCTGTCATAGAGCCTGCTTGATCAATATCACTTCGCAATTTGTCGAATTGTTGCATTAAATCACGCCTGCTCTTCATTCGCTCGGAGGAGAGTCCGGAGGCGAGTTGGAACATTTTTCCGCCACTCATTTTGCCAGTATCTTTTCCCACCAGATCATAGACCGGCAAGTTTGCTGCATCGTTGGCGATGAAGGGGTCATACTCTTTTCCCAGATAGCCCCCCCAGGCGATATGCGAATGATGCTTCATAAACGCGACATATGGGGGCATGCTGGGATCGTTGGGACCATGGTGTTTGGCGACGATGGAAGCGATAGCTGGATATTTATCCCCTTTTCGATTGGTACGTGGGGCCGCTAATAGATTGGCGGTCTGCATGACTTGATTGGGTTGATGGCTGCTGAATTTGGGATCGACTGATCGGATCAAAGTAAAGCGATCCATCATTGCCGCCTGCTTGGGAAGCCGGTCGCAAATTGTAATGCCGGGTACGGAAGTTTCTGTCACTCCAAAGGGACCGCGATTTTGTATGGGACGATCCGGTTTAGGGTCCCAGGTATCAATGTGACTGGGGCCGCCGGTCATCCAAAGGAGGATTACGCTTTTTTTCGGTAGTGAAGATTTTCCTACGGATTTCAACTGGTCTGAAGCCCGTAACAGATTTGGTACCGAGAGCCCCGCGATTCCTGCGAGCGAAGCTTTTAGCATATTCCGACGACTACGCAAAACTAAGCCCTCAGGAATCAGGGGATTGAAGGCTGTAAAGGCGTGTTGCCCATGAGTATTTGAATGTTGATTGAACTTCATATCAGACTCAACTTCCCATTCTGTTATGACGAAGCACGAGCGGTGCGTACGAACTAAATATTTAATCTTCTTAAATATATCGTCATTCGTTGATGCGTTCAATAGATTTCTAAGTTGTCAGGGGGAAATAAACAGAAAAAGAACAGGTTCCATGCAAGAAAAACAGGTGAATTCTGCTAATTTACTGAGCCGGTTCTAAGCAGATCCAGTTCAGGCAGGTGTTTGTCCCCGCTGTCGCTTTTCCAATTTCGACCGTCAGTCGTCCATCGGTGACATCGACAAAGACGTTCTGTTCGCGAAATGCACCACTGGCCGTCACGACATCTTTAATAACCTGATTGCCTTCAACTGTCACCCACTGTCCGGTCTGTTCGTGTCCAGAGTCTCCCACGCAAACCGTGACTAGCCAGCGCCCGTTGGAGACTTTACACTCCCAAATATCATGATCACGTGTAAAAAGAAATGTATCCCGATAGGATTCCGGAAGAATTTTGCGCTGTCGATGATTGTGTCTGATATCACGACTCCACCCGAATCCACGTTTTTGATCGAATTTAAAACCATGGTCCGCTTCAAAGTTTGGCAAGGGGGCTGAGTGCAGTCCTGTGAAATTGATTCTTCGGGAATGTGGCGTTTTCGATTTGTCTAACAATCCATCTTGGTCTGCCGTTAATTTTTCCTGTTTCCATTCAATCGGTTTTCCGGGAGTGAACGGAGTGGGGTCATCAACATCCAAAATACTATCACCGTCTGCATCGTGAGTTGTCAAACGACGAAAATTTCGGATGGGTTGGTCTTTGATGAGCTCCCACAATTGTTGACAAAATTTTCCTCGACTGATTTCATTAGAAATCTCCAATGTCAAATCAGATTGTTCGATGGTCTCTAGTGCTAAGCGTTTCGTTTCCCTTTGCCACTCAGTTGTTGCGCGATCATTGGGACGAAAATCGACTTTCCGCACTTCCATCGGGATCACTCCCCGTGCAGCGAGACGATTAATGGCCACAAAGTAGGGATGAGCGGGTGCCAAATCGCGATATGGCCAGATTAACACAGGCGTTCCTGTCTCAAGTGTTCCACATAATGCCGTGCGTACTCGCTCCAATTGCTCACGCTGAAAAGGAATTTCTCGAGGAGCAATCCCATGACGTAAGGAAATAGCTGCAGTGGCGCCGGCAGCCTGACCAATGGCCACACACTGATCATGTAACCGAATTGCCGCGCTGACAATACTGCTATATCCAACGTTTTTTTGTGCTCCCAGTAAGCCATCCATATTTATAGGAATTAAGCTCCTCAACGGGAACACAGAACGATCACTGATCAGGCTCGTATTACGGCCTGGTTTTTCATAGTCGATCCAGGGACCTTTATTCCCTTCTCTTTTTAAATAAGCACGTCCCGTCCGATGGAAATCGTAATGAAATTGCCAGGCGAATAGTCCATCCGGATACATCACATGTGCAAATCGCTCGCGTGCGAATTTTTTTGTGGGACCATCATGATTGCGACCATCCTGCTCCCGCATCATATACAGGGCTTTCAGCCGCAACGATTCGCGAATGTAGGGTTTGTGCGGTAGTTGGTCTTCAGTTCCAAATTCATCACTGAGCTGAAAATGTCTAAAACTGTTGGTTTTATCGGGAGCATGTTCATGTACAAAGTTTTGCAGGTGGTATAACAGACATAGCGAATGTCGTTTTGCATCTTCAAAGATAATTTGCCTTTGCTGGCGGTTCATTAATACGATATTTTTCTTCGAAGCACCTGGTTCAGTTTCTTCTAGTGCCTCGATCACATGATGTGGCAGCCGCTCGAGTGGGTAATCCTGGCCTAACATATAATTCAGCAGAATACTTGTCTTGTGATCTAGGCTCGTATAACCATCTACGATGCGACGCACGGTAAAAATTGAGAGTTGACGCGGCGATGCTTTACCCGCATCGGGCCAATGGGGGATGGATCCCAATCTTACCGGTCGATCCCATTGAAGCTGTTTCATCTTAGAGAGACTGAGTTTTGAAGTACGCACAAAATTACGATCATCGTAGCGTTTTGGTTTAGGTATCGGTGAATCTTTGTCGGATTCTTCAACGATCATCGCCCAGGTAATGGGATTCATTTCGTTGGCAGGATAGTTGCTGGTATCCAGTGGTGCACTTGGTTCGTTATAACGCGATTGAGGATCAGCTCCAAATTCAAATTCAGTTCCAGAAACCTGAATTGCCTCACCCCAATCGGAAGCATCGATGGTTAATCTGGCGGTGCAGTGCAGGTCTGGTTTTTCAGAACCGACTGGCGCAAACCAGAGTCCCATTAATTGAGGATGTTGTTTCTGGCGATTGACATCTGCTTTGACAGGATATCGGCGTGTGATTAATCGAACCTGTCCGCTGTCGATATAAGGTTGAAGCATTTCTCGAAAAATTACTTGAGCTTCAGCAGGGCGAAAGGTGGAAGGGCCGTGATAAGGACGTCCTGGCATGGGAGTCCCATATTTTTGTGTGTTAAACGCTTCAATACGATCCATTAATTCTTTGAACAGTCCACTACGATGAAAGGAGCGTTTCATTGGATGCCAGTCGACTCCCCAGCCCACTTTACCAGTTCCTTTATTTTCATCAACGCAAGCCAGTGCTTGTTCTGTGTACTGCCCCCCCAGCCACTCACCATCCAATACGAGCGTAATCGATTTGACCTGTAAGCGAGCGGCCTGGATCGCGGCTGCCCAACCCGACTCTGTTCCGCCGACGATTAATAAATCGCACTTCAACTCTTTTACTTCCGCGCGCAGAGGAAGACACACGGTCATCAGAATTAAAAAATAGAGTGTTTGTTGTTTTGTCATCAATTGATTTTCTTATTCAGTATTTATTCTTATGTATCATTTATTCTTATATATCTTTGTTCTGCTTAATATCAGCGGATGTGATTTCAAAGTTTTGTGTTGTACTTTTCTCAGGTAGTGTCATTATTAAATGATAATCTACAAAAATCGGAGCACCATCCCCCAATGCTTCCGGGTTGCTACTCCCCTCAAATCCACTGATGAGAATTTTGTAGGGACCTCCAAGTAATCCCTTGCCTGCTGGAGTTTCATAACGACCTTCGATGATCTTGGCCATACTTCCTGGGCCGGGTAACGAATCTGGTTCAAAAGAGATATAACCAATGGGAATTGGTTTTCCATTAAAGGTCACCGTCCCTGAATAGTCGTATTTGGTAAGACCAGAATTCGAGCCTCCACATCCGATGAGAGCGCACAAAAAAATGAGGAAGCCAAATTGATGATAACTGATTCGTTTGGCAATGTTTGTGTGAATCATTTTTGGAATCCTCCGATTGGAAGCCCATCATCTCGGTCACTGAGAGTTCGATAAGTGGTTAAATCCATATTCTCACTGAGAAAATGGACTGAGCCATCGGCCATACAGACATGACATCCCCCTTCGTGAAAGCTGCCAAAAGCTCCACTCATGGCTCCACGATTGCTGTATCCAGTATCCGTTTTTGAACCATCTGAATCCAGGTAATTGATTTGCCAGCGTGCTCCTACCTGGACTCCGGGAATTTCACCCGGTGCTTGATGACTGGAATCACTTGAGGCCCAACCATAGTGTGCATCTGCAGGAGTCCGGCTTCCAGGCCTGAGTTGATACTTGGACTCAGCCACCATAAATACGTTCGTTGAACCATCGGTAATATCTCGCATGCGAATTCTGGAATCGGTGTGAAGAATCCCATTGGTAAAAAACCAACGATCAGTTTGTGTCGAACACCTTCCCGAGGCTGGGCCAGTGGCTCCACCATTCACACCAAAGTAGCTACTGTTGTTAGCCCCGGCTTGAGAGTTGATATCACTCGGACATTGAAATTTTGGGTTTCCTTTCAAAAACTCCGTATGATTAGCCGCAGAGCCATGTGGATGTGTTCCCGTTGGAGCGTGGTTGGCGAAACCGGTAAAGGGCTCTTCAAAGACAAACAGATTGTAACGATTGCTTTCGTCGAGGAATGGCAGTATCAACACTGTCCAGGGAGGGCCATTCCTGACACTACTTCCGCTTGCGGGAAAATTACACCAGCCAGTTTGCGGAAACGCACTGCCCATCACAGTACCAGGCGGAAAAACACTATGGGTCTCATGATAATTGTGTAATGCGAGCCCAATTTGTTTCAGGCGATTTCTACAATCAGAACGTCTTGCCGCTTCGCGTGCCTGTTGGACTGCTGGTAACAAGAGCGCAATGAGAATGGCGATGATTGCTATTACAACCAGTAATTCAATGAGCGTAAATCCCCGACGAGAGGAGCAAATATTTCTCAGCCGGTGTTGCCTGGCAGAATGCGAGATCTGACTATGTATTTGATGTGTCGCTGGCATGATGTTTAGCTCCTCAACGATCAGGTACAAAAGAAACTGCTATTCATAAAATAATAGATATAACGTCATACATAACCCATTCGAGATGAGATTTCCGCGGCATGTTTTTTTACGATTTCAGCAAACTTGTCAAAATGCTGCTGTCCGATTCTTGGTTCAGGACCAGTGACCCAAATGGAAGCAATGGGGTAGCCACTATGGTCAAAAATGGGGGCAGCAACGCAGTTGATGCCTTCGACTTCTTCTCCCCAATCGACAGCATAACCTAGATCACAGGACGCTTTGAGCGTGGACTTCAATTTCTTTATGCTCGTAATGGTACGGTTGGTATATTTTTTGAGTGTCAATTTTGCGATGAGTCGCTCTTGTTCTGCAGGTGGCAGATAAGCCAGCATAATTTTGGCAGGGGCAGCGACATGTAAAGGAAAACGAGTGCCCAATTCGACGAGTACCTTAATTGGATGATTGCTGGCAACTTGTCCCAGTACAACACCTTCCCGATCTATAAGACGTCCTACCAAAGTCGTTTCACCCGTTTCATCTCGCAGCCGACGTAGCACATCGATCGAGTTTTCCAGTAGTTGTTCTGCACCTGCTCCTCTACCTCCTAATCCCAGGAACTTTCCGCTCAAACGAAACTGCTGAGTTTTTTCATCACGCAACACATAGCCATAGGCAAGAAGTGTACTCAGAATTCGAAATGCGCTATTTTTCGGGATTTCTAAAGCGACGCTTACGTCGCTCATAGTGATTCCTTCAGGGCGATCTGCCAAATGTTCCACAATTTTGATGGCCCGTTCGAGATTAGGCACATGGTAGCGGTCTGTATCTATCGCGGCAGTTTTCTTTTTCATAGTTTGACCTGTAGATTATTGTTTGATATATAGTACATATGAAGCATCGTGCTGTCAAATAAAATAAGCGAATTCTGATCTGAAATCGATTTTCACTGAAGTAGACGAGACGATATTCGCAGTTAATTCTTGGTTGCTAAACGCGATTGCGTCTATTTCTAAACGTTCTCGATTTTCATTTGTAATGAAATCTATGGATCTAACGATTTAATTAGCAACAAACTACATTCCGTTTCGTTGCCGAATTTGATCCATATGTGGGAGTGGGCCATCAGGAGTAATCGATTCTGCCCAACCGAGTCCTGCTCGATTCTGTTTGAGGTTCCATCCGTTTCGTTGGCAGTATGTTTTGAGTTCCTCTTCTGTAGGAAAACTGGCAATGAGAGTTTTCTCTCGTCGATCAACAACAAGTACCGTGGGGAGGACTGCAAATTGCATTTGATACAACATCGCTGGTTCAAATTGATTGGTCACGAAAGTGGCATGAGAAACTGGAGGGAATTCAAGACTGGCTAATTGCTCTTCTCTATTAAGAGGCTCACTCTGAAAATCCCAGGGAAAAGTGTTGCTCCGAATTTGTGAATAACAAAAGAGCAGACAAACCAGAGGCAGACTTAAGACTGTTAGTCGAAGAAAGCGAGCATATTCTGGGGCGTTCTGTTTTGAGTTTGCTGAATCAACGGGTGAATAGCATAAGGAAAATCCTAATAAACAAACTGCAGCAGGGGCAATATGAATCAACAGCCGATTCATGGATGATGAAACATGCCAGTACGGATTATAGGGGGTAAGTAAATAGACGAGATAATAACCAGTGAGCTGGATTCCGATTGCCAAATGCATGCCGGGAAATGGCTTCTTTCTCAGCAGAAGAATGAATAATAGCAGGACGGGGACCGAACAGAGCAAAAGCCCTTCCGCTTTCCAATTTGATAAGACATTCCACAAATTGTTCAAGATCAATCGATGTCGTTCCCATTCCTCGACCTGGTCAAGCCGAACTAAGAGGCTGAAAGAGTTGAAAAACACTTCAGGCTGAAGGACCTGAC
The Gimesia aquarii DNA segment above includes these coding regions:
- a CDS encoding DUF1559 domain-containing protein; the protein is MPATHQIHSQISHSARQHRLRNICSSRRGFTLIELLVVIAIIAILIALLLPAVQQAREAARRSDCRNRLKQIGLALHNYHETHSVFPPGTVMGSAFPQTGWCNFPASGSSVRNGPPWTVLILPFLDESNRYNLFVFEEPFTGFANHAPTGTHPHGSAANHTEFLKGNPKFQCPSDINSQAGANNSSYFGVNGGATGPASGRCSTQTDRWFFTNGILHTDSRIRMRDITDGSTNVFMVAESKYQLRPGSRTPADAHYGWASSDSSHQAPGEIPGVQVGARWQINYLDSDGSKTDTGYSNRGAMSGAFGSFHEGGCHVCMADGSVHFLSENMDLTTYRTLSDRDDGLPIGGFQK
- a CDS encoding DUF1501 domain-containing protein encodes the protein MKFNQHSNTHGQHAFTAFNPLIPEGLVLRSRRNMLKASLAGIAGLSVPNLLRASDQLKSVGKSSLPKKSVILLWMTGGPSHIDTWDPKPDRPIQNRGPFGVTETSVPGITICDRLPKQAAMMDRFTLIRSVDPKFSSHQPNQVMQTANLLAAPRTNRKGDKYPAIASIVAKHHGPNDPSMPPYVAFMKHHSHIAWGGYLGKEYDPFIANDAANLPVYDLVGKDTGKMSGGKMFQLASGLSSERMKSRRDLMQQFDKLRSDIDQAGSMTALDSYSQQAYEMVLGQKVQHAFDLNQESATMRDRYGKHLWCQQALLARRLVEAGSAFVTLDLSYHTASGTWDNHGDNVPPYGGIKNGLGPILPLFDHLLTTLVQDLEERGLLDEVLVIAMGEFGRTPVSGTQGSTDGRNHWPVVMSMCMAGGGLNHGQVIGASEKDGANIKHRPVRPGDLAATIYKYMGVPLDTHYVDDKGRPIPVIENGAPIHELF
- a CDS encoding FAD-dependent oxidoreductase, with the protein product MTKQQTLYFLILMTVCLPLRAEVKELKCDLLIVGGTESGWAAAIQAARLQVKSITLVLDGEWLGGQYTEQALACVDENKGTGKVGWGVDWHPMKRSFHRSGLFKELMDRIEAFNTQKYGTPMPGRPYHGPSTFRPAEAQVIFREMLQPYIDSGQVRLITRRYPVKADVNRQKQHPQLMGLWFAPVGSEKPDLHCTARLTIDASDWGEAIQVSGTEFEFGADPQSRYNEPSAPLDTSNYPANEMNPITWAMIVEESDKDSPIPKPKRYDDRNFVRTSKLSLSKMKQLQWDRPVRLGSIPHWPDAGKASPRQLSIFTVRRIVDGYTSLDHKTSILLNYMLGQDYPLERLPHHVIEALEETEPGASKKNIVLMNRQQRQIIFEDAKRHSLCLLYHLQNFVHEHAPDKTNSFRHFQLSDEFGTEDQLPHKPYIRESLRLKALYMMREQDGRNHDGPTKKFARERFAHVMYPDGLFAWQFHYDFHRTGRAYLKREGNKGPWIDYEKPGRNTSLISDRSVFPLRSLIPINMDGLLGAQKNVGYSSIVSAAIRLHDQCVAIGQAAGATAAISLRHGIAPREIPFQREQLERVRTALCGTLETGTPVLIWPYRDLAPAHPYFVAINRLAARGVIPMEVRKVDFRPNDRATTEWQRETKRLALETIEQSDLTLEISNEISRGKFCQQLWELIKDQPIRNFRRLTTHDADGDSILDVDDPTPFTPGKPIEWKQEKLTADQDGLLDKSKTPHSRRINFTGLHSAPLPNFEADHGFKFDQKRGFGWSRDIRHNHRQRKILPESYRDTFLFTRDHDIWECKVSNGRWLVTVCVGDSGHEQTGQWVTVEGNQVIKDVVTASGAFREQNVFVDVTDGRLTVEIGKATAGTNTCLNWICLEPAQ
- a CDS encoding IclR family transcriptional regulator; translation: MKKKTAAIDTDRYHVPNLERAIKIVEHLADRPEGITMSDVSVALEIPKNSAFRILSTLLAYGYVLRDEKTQQFRLSGKFLGLGGRGAGAEQLLENSIDVLRRLRDETGETTLVGRLIDREGVVLGQVASNHPIKVLVELGTRFPLHVAAPAKIMLAYLPPAEQERLIAKLTLKKYTNRTITSIKKLKSTLKASCDLGYAVDWGEEVEGINCVAAPIFDHSGYPIASIWVTGPEPRIGQQHFDKFAEIVKKHAAEISSRMGYV